In Kineococcus sp. NBC_00420, a single genomic region encodes these proteins:
- a CDS encoding GntR family transcriptional regulator, with protein sequence MDSSRATTDDGDWSVDAPRGLSDTVHDAILELLMNRGLEPGSALRTQTLAVRLGVSATPVREALARLEGSGLVVRSARRGYRAAPLLSAEELAQLVDVRLLVEPGNAERACVRTDDAFVARLWSAVEDQRSAPTGPGYAGFKHYLEADWSFHELVAEGTGNPFIVRTLDSFRGFVQRLHQVEERVSDADESVSEHEAIVRAFEQRDPAGAAQAMRAHLQGVLDRAVE encoded by the coding sequence ATGGACAGCTCCCGCGCGACCACCGACGACGGCGACTGGTCGGTGGACGCCCCGCGGGGACTGAGCGACACCGTCCACGACGCGATCCTCGAACTCCTGATGAACCGGGGCCTGGAGCCCGGCTCGGCGCTGCGGACCCAGACCCTCGCCGTCCGCCTCGGCGTCTCCGCCACCCCGGTCCGGGAGGCGCTCGCCCGCCTGGAGGGCTCGGGCCTCGTGGTCCGCAGCGCCCGCCGCGGCTACCGGGCCGCGCCGCTCCTCTCGGCGGAGGAGCTCGCCCAGCTCGTCGACGTCCGGCTGCTGGTGGAACCCGGCAACGCCGAGCGTGCCTGCGTCCGCACCGACGACGCCTTCGTCGCCCGGCTGTGGAGCGCGGTCGAGGACCAGCGCTCCGCGCCCACCGGTCCGGGCTACGCCGGCTTCAAGCACTACCTGGAGGCCGACTGGTCCTTCCACGAGCTGGTCGCGGAGGGGACGGGCAACCCGTTCATCGTCCGGACCCTGGACTCCTTCCGCGGTTTCGTGCAGCGTCTGCACCAGGTCGAGGAACGGGTGAGCGATGCGGACGAGAGCGTCTCGGAGCACGAGGCGATCGTGCGCGCCTTCGAGCAGCGCGATCCGGCGGGCGCCGCGCAGGCCATGCGCGCGCACCTGCAGGGTGTCCTGGACCGGGCGGTCGAGTGA
- a CDS encoding sugar phosphate isomerase/epimerase family protein, which produces MSDDAHTPTSTRVFDGFPDVLTRQNWPITVPMMPHPHVLKDGTTVQEQSAEEWAQTLEVMTDAGYTSIDPTDTWIRIADLSPERLDEFSATVRQAGLTIPAFSTSRRSVMDHEKADENLAYSHRAIDACAAIGIPVVNFGFMRGFTPDQAKALWFWLQPGYSDDFSDDVRAVAVAKIKELAAHAQSVGVQIALEMYEDTYLGTADGMVQFVQDVGFDNVGLNPDFGNILRLHREVEPWEEIAAKTFPYTNYWHLKNYYRDEEPGTGSVRTHPAPLEFGTINYRKAITMAIEAGFRGAFCVEHYGGDSISVGATNREYIRRVLPRATTWKQFSSSAVNH; this is translated from the coding sequence GTGAGCGACGACGCGCACACCCCGACGAGCACTCGCGTGTTCGACGGCTTCCCGGACGTGCTGACCCGCCAGAACTGGCCGATCACCGTCCCGATGATGCCGCACCCGCACGTCCTGAAGGACGGCACCACGGTGCAGGAGCAGTCCGCCGAGGAGTGGGCGCAGACGCTCGAGGTCATGACCGACGCGGGCTACACGAGCATCGACCCGACCGACACCTGGATCCGGATCGCGGACCTCTCCCCCGAGCGTCTCGACGAGTTCTCGGCCACGGTGCGTCAGGCCGGGCTGACGATCCCGGCGTTCTCGACCTCGCGTCGTTCGGTGATGGACCACGAGAAGGCCGACGAGAACCTCGCCTACTCCCACCGCGCCATCGACGCGTGCGCCGCGATCGGCATCCCGGTCGTGAACTTCGGGTTCATGCGCGGTTTCACCCCCGACCAGGCCAAGGCCCTGTGGTTCTGGCTGCAGCCCGGCTACTCCGACGACTTCAGCGACGACGTCCGCGCCGTCGCCGTCGCGAAGATCAAGGAACTGGCCGCGCACGCCCAGAGCGTCGGCGTCCAGATCGCCCTGGAGATGTACGAGGACACCTACCTCGGCACCGCCGACGGCATGGTGCAGTTCGTCCAGGACGTGGGTTTCGACAACGTCGGCCTCAACCCGGACTTCGGCAACATCCTGCGCCTGCACCGCGAGGTGGAGCCGTGGGAGGAGATCGCCGCCAAGACGTTCCCCTACACGAACTACTGGCACCTCAAGAACTACTACCGCGACGAGGAACCAGGCACCGGTTCCGTCCGCACCCACCCGGCTCCCCTGGAGTTCGGCACGATCAACTACCGCAAGGCGATCACGATGGCCATCGAGGCCGGGTTCCGGGGCGCCTTCTGCGTGGAACACTACGGCGGCGACAGCATCAGCGTCGGCGCCACGAACCGCGAGTACATCCGTCGCGTCCTGCCCAGGGCGACGACCTGGAAGCAGTTCAGCAGCTCCGCCGTGAACCACTGA
- a CDS encoding dihydroxyacetone kinase family protein translates to MTKIFGDPSSFVDDSVAGFVDLYSHFVQPVPHGVIRSTATPDGKVAVIAGGGSGHYPAFAGYVGPGLADAAVCGNVFASPSTRWVYDVAKAANRGGGVLLGFGNYAGDILNFGLAAERLRAEGIPAELLVVTDDVASEGQGANGERRGIAGDVVAFKIAGAAAEAGYDFEDVVRVSRHVNDVTRSMGIAFAGCTLPGETEPLFTVTPGNMAIGLGIHGEPGISEEPIGTPEEIATLLVEKVLAGKPDDAPDSGKVAVLVNGLGSTKYEELFLLYVPIAKQLRAAGYEIVAPQVGELVTSLDMAGCSLTVTWLDEELEKLWTDPAQCPALSVGASIETTPAPTYVVPEDEVADYSGTPAAAQESGQKIAGLIEAVREVLKDAEAELGRIDAIAGDGDHGTGMVNGSVAAAQAARTAADAGAGAASTLSAAGAAWADRAGGTSGVIWGVLLHAFAEKLGDEGTPTPEQVSEGATASVEAVMRLAGARVGNKTMLDSQVPFAETLAERIAAGDDLKTAFTTASQAATDAAEATKQLRPQIGRARPLAERSIGHPDAGAVSLALVTRTVAEKL, encoded by the coding sequence ATGACGAAGATCTTCGGGGACCCGTCCTCGTTCGTCGACGATTCCGTTGCCGGATTCGTGGACCTCTACTCCCACTTCGTGCAGCCGGTCCCGCACGGGGTGATCCGCTCCACCGCCACCCCCGACGGGAAGGTCGCCGTCATCGCCGGTGGCGGGTCCGGGCACTACCCGGCCTTCGCCGGCTACGTCGGACCGGGTCTGGCCGACGCCGCCGTGTGCGGCAACGTCTTCGCCTCCCCCTCCACCCGCTGGGTCTACGACGTCGCCAAGGCTGCGAACCGCGGTGGCGGGGTCCTGCTGGGTTTCGGCAACTACGCCGGTGACATCCTCAACTTCGGCCTCGCCGCGGAACGCCTGCGCGCCGAGGGCATCCCCGCGGAACTGCTCGTCGTGACCGACGACGTCGCCTCCGAGGGCCAGGGCGCCAACGGGGAACGCCGGGGCATCGCCGGGGACGTCGTCGCCTTCAAGATCGCCGGTGCCGCCGCGGAGGCCGGTTACGACTTCGAGGACGTCGTGCGGGTCTCCCGTCACGTCAACGACGTCACCCGCTCGATGGGCATCGCCTTCGCCGGCTGCACCCTCCCCGGTGAGACCGAGCCGTTGTTCACCGTCACCCCGGGGAACATGGCCATCGGGCTCGGCATCCACGGTGAGCCGGGGATCTCCGAGGAGCCCATCGGTACCCCGGAGGAGATCGCGACCCTGCTCGTGGAGAAGGTCCTCGCCGGCAAGCCCGACGACGCGCCGGACTCCGGCAAGGTCGCTGTGCTGGTCAACGGCCTCGGCTCCACCAAGTACGAGGAGCTGTTCCTGCTCTACGTGCCCATCGCGAAGCAGCTGCGCGCCGCGGGCTACGAGATCGTCGCCCCCCAGGTCGGGGAACTCGTCACCAGCCTGGACATGGCGGGTTGCTCGCTCACGGTGACGTGGCTGGACGAGGAACTCGAGAAGCTGTGGACGGACCCGGCGCAGTGCCCGGCGCTGAGCGTCGGCGCGAGCATCGAGACGACCCCGGCCCCGACGTACGTCGTCCCCGAGGACGAGGTCGCCGACTACAGCGGCACTCCCGCGGCGGCGCAGGAGTCGGGGCAGAAGATCGCCGGGCTCATCGAGGCCGTGCGTGAGGTCCTCAAGGACGCGGAAGCGGAACTCGGGCGCATCGACGCCATCGCCGGTGACGGCGACCACGGCACCGGCATGGTCAACGGCTCCGTCGCGGCCGCGCAGGCGGCCCGGACGGCGGCCGACGCCGGGGCCGGTGCCGCGTCGACGTTGTCCGCGGCGGGTGCGGCGTGGGCCGACCGCGCCGGCGGCACCTCCGGGGTGATCTGGGGCGTGCTGCTGCACGCGTTCGCCGAGAAGCTCGGCGACGAGGGCACGCCGACGCCGGAGCAGGTCTCCGAAGGCGCCACCGCGTCGGTGGAGGCCGTGATGCGCCTCGCGGGTGCCCGCGTCGGCAACAAGACGATGCTCGACTCCCAGGTCCCCTTCGCGGAGACCCTCGCCGAGCGGATCGCTGCCGGTGACGACCTGAAGACGGCCTTCACCACGGCGTCGCAGGCGGCGACCGACGCGGCCGAGGCGACGAAGCAGCTGCGGCCGCAGATCGGGCGGGCGCGGCCGTTGGCGGAGCGTTCCATCGGTCACCCCGACGCCGGTGCCGTCTCGCTCGCGCTGGTGACGCGCACCGTCGCCGAGAAGCTCTGA
- a CDS encoding ribose-5-phosphate isomerase, whose amino-acid sequence MTDLQWRVVLAADEAGVSYKNAIKADLLKDPRVKEVLDVGVDSDTDKTAYPHVAVAGARKIAAGEADRGIFVCGTGMGVAISANKVPGIRASVAHDSFSVERLVLSNNAQVLTLGERVIGKELARRLAKEFLGYVFDETSASAEKVDAITGYETATEGEAGTVGSC is encoded by the coding sequence ATGACTGATCTGCAGTGGCGTGTGGTGCTGGCCGCCGACGAGGCCGGTGTCTCCTACAAGAACGCCATCAAGGCCGACCTGCTGAAGGACCCCCGGGTCAAGGAGGTCCTCGACGTCGGCGTCGACAGCGACACGGACAAGACGGCCTACCCCCACGTCGCCGTCGCCGGGGCGCGCAAGATCGCCGCGGGTGAGGCGGATCGCGGGATCTTCGTCTGCGGGACGGGCATGGGCGTGGCGATCTCGGCGAACAAGGTCCCGGGCATCCGGGCCTCCGTCGCGCACGACTCCTTCTCCGTGGAGCGTCTGGTGCTCTCCAACAACGCCCAGGTCCTGACCCTGGGCGAGCGCGTCATCGGCAAGGAGCTGGCGCGCCGTCTGGCGAAGGAGTTCCTGGGCTACGTCTTCGACGAGACCTCCGCCTCGGCGGAGAAGGTCGACGCCATCACCGGGTACGAGACCGCGACGGAGGGCGAGGCAGGTACCGTCGGTTCCTGCTGA
- a CDS encoding triose-phosphate isomerase family protein, with amino-acid sequence MTTRPRPLVGVSLKMYFSLARTRSYLADVATLGRDVAGSGVDAFVIPDFLNITTGIDLLRGTGIAVGAQDASWEDFGALTGEVSPAALREAGARFVEIGHAERRRMFAEDDIVTARKAAAAARNGLVPLICIGENVRIDVPDAARTTISQVLAALEDVPSEAEVVIGYEPNWAIGQTEPAPPEHVVGVTTRLRDALAHRRGVSRILYGGSAGPGMFTDVAEGVDGLFLGRFAHDVANFRLVIQEIADHPLNAHHTDTDDEPADRA; translated from the coding sequence ATGACGACTCGTCCCCGCCCGCTCGTCGGGGTCAGCCTGAAGATGTACTTCTCCCTGGCCCGCACGCGCAGCTACCTCGCCGACGTCGCGACCCTCGGTCGCGACGTGGCGGGTAGCGGCGTGGACGCGTTCGTCATCCCCGACTTCCTCAACATCACCACCGGCATCGACCTCCTGCGCGGCACGGGCATCGCCGTGGGCGCTCAGGACGCCTCGTGGGAGGACTTCGGGGCGCTGACCGGCGAGGTGTCGCCGGCGGCGCTGCGCGAGGCCGGTGCGCGGTTCGTCGAGATCGGGCACGCCGAACGCCGGCGCATGTTCGCCGAGGACGACATCGTGACCGCCCGCAAGGCGGCCGCGGCCGCCCGCAACGGGCTGGTCCCGCTGATCTGCATCGGCGAGAACGTGCGCATCGACGTCCCCGACGCCGCCCGCACCACGATCAGCCAGGTGCTGGCCGCGCTCGAGGACGTGCCCTCCGAGGCCGAGGTCGTCATCGGCTACGAACCGAACTGGGCCATCGGGCAGACCGAACCGGCCCCGCCGGAGCACGTCGTCGGGGTCACCACCCGCTTGCGCGACGCCCTCGCGCACCGTCGCGGGGTCAGCCGCATCCTCTACGGCGGCAGCGCCGGCCCTGGCATGTTCACCGACGTCGCCGAGGGCGTGGACGGCCTGTTCCTGGGCCGCTTCGCCCACGACGTCGCCAACTTCCGGCTCGTGATCCAGGAGATCGCGGACCACCCGCTCAACGCACACCACACCGACACGGACGACGAACCGGCCGACCGCGCCTGA
- a CDS encoding 3-hydroxyacyl-CoA dehydrogenase family protein yields the protein MPLAPRTDKITKVAQIGTGYMGGGIAQSLALAGNDVWLADADKESTQRNYERLLKESELFEAQGLFPAGSTDTLKEKFHPADSIEEAVADVHFVEEAVFEDPQVKKDVLSRVEKAVTPGTIIGTNTSTIPVKVLSEAFEDASMFLTVHFSNPAPFIPGVELVMGEATNPAVLPLIEDLLTRAGRRGAQVKDVPGFVLNRLQYVLLKEAMSVVEEGVATPADVDTIVSTTFGFRLPFFGPFAIADMAGLDVYAKGFKVLEGHFGERLSAPANLTALVDAGKYGTKTGSGFLELEPEKLAALIDYRNKAYQKMGELLAELGPSPLAE from the coding sequence GTGCCTCTCGCACCCCGCACCGACAAGATCACCAAGGTTGCCCAGATCGGCACCGGCTACATGGGCGGCGGCATCGCCCAGTCGCTGGCGCTGGCCGGCAACGACGTGTGGCTCGCCGACGCCGACAAGGAGTCGACGCAGCGCAACTACGAGCGCCTCCTGAAGGAGTCGGAACTCTTCGAGGCCCAGGGGCTGTTCCCCGCGGGCAGCACCGACACCCTCAAGGAGAAGTTCCACCCCGCGGACTCCATCGAGGAGGCCGTCGCCGACGTCCACTTCGTCGAGGAAGCCGTCTTCGAGGACCCGCAGGTCAAGAAGGACGTCCTCTCCCGCGTGGAGAAGGCCGTCACCCCCGGCACCATCATCGGCACCAACACCTCGACCATCCCGGTGAAGGTCCTGTCCGAGGCGTTCGAGGACGCGTCGATGTTCCTCACCGTGCACTTCTCCAACCCGGCGCCGTTCATCCCGGGTGTCGAGCTCGTGATGGGTGAGGCGACCAACCCGGCCGTCCTGCCGCTCATCGAGGACCTGCTCACCCGCGCCGGCCGCCGTGGCGCGCAGGTGAAGGACGTCCCCGGTTTCGTCCTGAACCGCCTGCAGTACGTGCTGCTGAAGGAGGCCATGTCGGTCGTCGAGGAGGGTGTCGCCACCCCCGCCGACGTCGACACGATCGTCTCCACGACCTTCGGTTTCCGGCTGCCGTTCTTCGGGCCGTTCGCGATCGCCGACATGGCCGGGCTCGACGTCTACGCCAAGGGCTTCAAGGTCCTCGAGGGCCACTTCGGCGAGCGTCTCTCCGCCCCGGCGAACCTCACCGCGCTCGTCGACGCCGGCAAGTACGGCACGAAGACCGGTTCCGGGTTCCTCGAGCTCGAACCGGAGAAGCTGGCCGCGCTGATCGACTACCGCAACAAGGCCTACCAGAAGATGGGCGAGCTCCTCGCCGAGCTCGGCCCGTCGCCGCTGGCGGAATGA
- a CDS encoding VOC family protein — protein sequence MVRELQITIDCADPARLAGFWAEALGYRVQGPPPGFDTWAAALDAWQVPEEQRDDASAVVDPSGSGPRVFFQRVPEEKRVKNRLHLDVRAAPGLTGPERMAALEREADRLVGLGAHRVARLEPAPPLGAGHLVLADPEGNEFCLD from the coding sequence GTGGTGCGGGAACTGCAGATCACGATCGACTGCGCCGACCCGGCCCGCCTCGCCGGGTTCTGGGCGGAAGCCCTCGGCTACCGGGTCCAGGGGCCGCCACCGGGTTTCGACACCTGGGCCGCGGCGCTCGACGCCTGGCAAGTGCCCGAGGAGCAGCGCGACGACGCCTCGGCCGTCGTGGACCCGTCCGGATCCGGACCGCGGGTGTTCTTCCAACGGGTCCCCGAGGAGAAGCGGGTCAAGAACCGGCTGCACCTGGACGTCCGTGCCGCCCCCGGACTCACCGGACCGGAACGGATGGCGGCGTTGGAGCGCGAGGCCGACCGCCTCGTCGGCCTCGGCGCGCACCGGGTCGCCCGTCTCGAACCCGCCCCACCCCTCGGAGCCGGGCACCTGGTGCTCGCCGACCCCGAAGGGAACGAGTTCTGTCTCGACTGA
- a CDS encoding DinB family protein: MSDHSWNRLLRDQMDRHWEHQVRRGLDGLTDEEYFWEPSPGSWNVRPRGSSTAPVQGGSGAMTIDFAYPEPSPPPLTTIAWRLGHVIVGCLALRNAVHFGRAATDYFTFDYAPDAATALRQLDTEYATWLAGMESWGEDALLEPCGPAEEGYADTPRAALVLHIHRELIHHLAEVSLLRDLFRTKEV, from the coding sequence ATGAGCGATCACAGCTGGAACCGACTCCTGCGGGATCAGATGGACCGGCACTGGGAGCACCAGGTGCGGAGGGGACTCGACGGGCTCACCGACGAGGAGTACTTCTGGGAACCGTCCCCAGGCAGCTGGAACGTCCGTCCCCGGGGGAGCAGCACCGCACCCGTGCAGGGTGGGTCGGGGGCGATGACGATCGACTTCGCGTACCCCGAACCGAGTCCCCCGCCCCTGACGACCATCGCCTGGCGGCTCGGACACGTGATCGTCGGCTGCCTGGCCCTCAGGAACGCCGTGCACTTCGGCCGGGCGGCCACCGACTACTTCACCTTCGACTACGCTCCGGACGCCGCGACCGCCCTGCGCCAACTCGACACCGAGTACGCGACCTGGCTCGCCGGGATGGAGTCGTGGGGCGAGGACGCCCTGCTCGAACCCTGCGGACCCGCGGAAGAGGGGTACGCCGACACCCCGAGGGCGGCCCTCGTCCTGCACATCCACCGCGAACTCATCCACCACCTGGCCGAGGTGTCGCTGCTGCGCGACCTGTTCCGCACGAAGGAGGTCTGA
- a CDS encoding helix-turn-helix transcriptional regulator, with product MGGEGTTERVLRMLGLLQRRRSWTAAELAAELGVTERSIRRDAERLRSLGYPVRATSGVGGGYRLGAGARMPPLLLDDEEAIATAVSLRLASGGTVSGAAEAALRALAKLDQVMPPRLREQVRVVHAATDTLVPDGVTIDADVLVTFARACRDLLRVRFHYPAREGGESERTVEPVRMVTTGRRWYLMAFDVDRDDWRTFRLDRMRDVRATTWRFRPRQHPDPVEHVQRSVTTVPYRWLVRVRLHAPARTVRELVPPTIGLVHDEGPHCVLEVGGDDLDWIAAHIARLRIPAEVLEPPELREAATRLARTLRDLGTAGAG from the coding sequence ATGGGCGGGGAAGGGACCACCGAGCGCGTGCTCCGGATGCTCGGCCTGCTCCAACGGCGGAGGTCCTGGACGGCGGCCGAGCTGGCCGCGGAGCTCGGGGTGACCGAACGCTCGATCCGTCGCGACGCCGAGCGGCTGCGTTCCCTGGGCTACCCCGTGCGGGCGACCTCCGGCGTGGGTGGCGGGTACCGGCTCGGCGCCGGCGCGCGGATGCCGCCGTTGCTCCTCGACGACGAGGAGGCGATCGCCACCGCCGTCTCGTTGCGCCTGGCCAGCGGCGGAACCGTCAGCGGGGCGGCCGAGGCGGCCCTGCGGGCGCTGGCCAAGCTCGACCAGGTCATGCCACCCCGGCTGCGCGAACAGGTCCGCGTCGTGCACGCCGCCACCGACACCCTGGTCCCGGACGGGGTGACGATCGACGCGGACGTCCTCGTCACCTTCGCCCGCGCCTGCCGCGACCTGCTCCGGGTCCGCTTCCACTACCCCGCCCGCGAAGGGGGCGAGAGCGAGCGGACGGTGGAACCGGTGCGGATGGTCACGACCGGTCGGCGGTGGTACCTCATGGCCTTCGACGTCGACCGCGACGACTGGCGCACGTTCCGGCTGGACCGCATGCGCGACGTCCGCGCGACGACGTGGCGGTTCCGCCCGCGGCAGCACCCGGACCCGGTGGAGCACGTCCAGCGCTCCGTCACCACGGTCCCCTACCGCTGGCTCGTCCGGGTCCGCCTGCACGCCCCGGCCCGGACGGTCCGCGAACTCGTCCCTCCGACGATCGGCCTCGTGCACGACGAGGGGCCCCACTGCGTCCTCGAGGTCGGCGGCGACGACCTCGACTGGATCGCCGCCCACATCGCCCGGCTCAGGATCCCCGCCGAGGTCCTGGAACCGCCGGAACTGCGGGAGGCCGCCACCCGGCTGGCCCGCACCCTGCGGGACCTGGGCACCGCCGGGGCAGGGTAG
- a CDS encoding VOC family protein: MPVTGPDFISLQASDLAASQEFYEHYLGLLRSPAGPPHAVVFETAPIAFALRDVVPGTDLGAVAQPGVGAAIWLHADDVQDIHDALVAGGHRIVSAPIDGPFGRTFTFADPDGYQITLHDRA; this comes from the coding sequence GTGCCGGTCACCGGACCCGACTTCATCTCGCTGCAGGCGAGCGACCTCGCCGCCTCCCAGGAGTTCTACGAGCACTACCTCGGTCTCCTCCGCTCCCCGGCCGGTCCCCCGCACGCCGTGGTCTTCGAGACCGCGCCCATCGCCTTCGCCCTGCGCGACGTCGTGCCGGGCACCGACCTCGGCGCCGTCGCGCAGCCGGGCGTCGGAGCGGCGATCTGGTTGCACGCCGACGACGTCCAGGACATCCACGACGCCCTCGTCGCCGGCGGCCACCGCATCGTCTCGGCGCCGATCGACGGGCCCTTCGGGCGCACGTTCACCTTCGCCGACCCCGACGGCTACCAGATCACCCTCCACGACCGCGCCTGA
- a CDS encoding DUF4229 domain-containing protein: MNPYVTFAILRVGFLVLPLAVLTLLGVRPPLSIAVAVVLSVVLSAVFLRDQRRRIADRITARAQRRTR, translated from the coding sequence GTGAACCCCTACGTGACCTTCGCGATCCTCCGGGTCGGGTTCCTCGTCCTCCCCCTGGCCGTCCTGACCCTCCTCGGAGTCCGGCCACCGCTCTCCATCGCCGTCGCCGTGGTCCTCTCCGTCGTCCTGTCCGCGGTGTTCCTGCGCGACCAGCGCCGCCGGATCGCCGACCGGATCACCGCACGGGCGCAACGCCGCACCCGCTGA
- a CDS encoding FAD-dependent monooxygenase, whose amino-acid sequence MTRDATPDVVVVGAGPTGTFLACELRLHGIHVLVLERDPAPSDRVRGLGLHVRSVEILDSRDLLDRFTPHGRTFTPAGYVAGIDRPWPALATSHNAILGVPQTTTERLLTERALELGVTLRRGTGLSGLTQDDDGVTVELTDGKRLRTRYLVGCDGGRSTVRKLLGTAFTGEPARHETLIAEVRLSAPEDEVTAVVTAVRERLRGFGAGPLGDGFHRVVVPAAGVTPGHEDPTLDELRSRLRHHAGTDFGAHDPRWLSRFNDATRQAEQYRTGRVLLAGDAAHVHPPTGGQGLNLGLQDAFNLGWKLAAEVAGRAPAGLLDTYHAERHPVGADVLDLVTALSELGRDDPGPRATKRLLAGLMDLETVNRALVERITGLAIRYDLGGHHDLVGRRLRDVHQPTGQWLLTHRGTFPPDPRTPSVEVHVDTHLSVPAALVRPDGHVAWVGEDPHDLHEHLPRWFGPLG is encoded by the coding sequence GTGACCCGCGACGCGACCCCTGACGTCGTGGTCGTCGGCGCCGGCCCGACCGGGACGTTCCTGGCCTGCGAACTCCGACTGCACGGCATCCACGTCCTCGTCCTGGAACGCGACCCCGCCCCCTCCGACCGCGTCCGCGGCCTCGGGCTGCACGTGCGCAGCGTCGAGATCCTCGACAGCCGCGACCTCCTCGACCGCTTCACCCCGCACGGGAGGACGTTCACCCCCGCGGGCTACGTCGCCGGCATCGACCGTCCCTGGCCGGCGCTCGCCACCAGCCACAACGCCATCCTCGGGGTCCCGCAGACCACGACGGAACGCCTGCTCACCGAACGCGCCCTCGAACTGGGCGTCACCCTCCGCCGGGGCACCGGACTGAGCGGCCTCACCCAGGACGACGACGGGGTCACCGTCGAACTCACCGACGGGAAGCGGCTCCGCACCCGCTACCTCGTCGGCTGCGACGGCGGGCGCAGCACCGTCCGGAAACTCCTCGGGACCGCCTTCACCGGTGAACCCGCGCGGCACGAGACGCTCATCGCCGAGGTCCGCCTCAGCGCACCCGAGGACGAGGTGACCGCCGTCGTCACCGCCGTGCGCGAGCGGCTCCGGGGTTTCGGCGCGGGCCCGCTCGGCGACGGGTTCCACCGCGTCGTCGTCCCCGCCGCCGGCGTCACCCCGGGCCACGAGGACCCCACCCTCGACGAACTCCGCAGCCGGCTCCGCCACCACGCCGGTACCGACTTCGGCGCCCACGACCCGCGCTGGCTCTCCCGCTTCAACGACGCCACCCGCCAGGCCGAGCAGTACCGCACCGGACGGGTCCTCCTCGCCGGCGACGCCGCCCACGTCCACCCGCCCACCGGCGGACAAGGCCTCAACCTCGGCCTGCAGGACGCCTTCAACCTCGGCTGGAAACTCGCCGCCGAGGTCGCCGGCCGCGCTCCCGCAGGACTGCTGGACACGTACCACGCGGAACGGCACCCCGTCGGCGCCGACGTCCTCGACCTCGTCACCGCCCTCTCCGAACTCGGCCGCGACGATCCCGGCCCCCGCGCCACGAAACGTCTCCTCGCCGGGCTCATGGACCTCGAGACCGTGAACCGCGCCCTGGTCGAACGCATCACCGGCCTCGCGATCCGCTACGACCTCGGCGGCCACCACGACCTCGTCGGCCGCCGGCTCCGCGACGTCCACCAGCCCACCGGCCAGTGGCTCCTCACCCACCGCGGCACGTTCCCGCCCGACCCCCGGACGCCCTCCGTGGAGGTCCACGTCGACACCCACCTCAGCGTCCCCGCCGCCCTCGTCCGCCCCGACGGCCACGTCGCCTGGGTCGGCGAGGACCCCCACGACCTGCACGAACACCTCCCCCGCTGGTTCGGCCCGCTAGGCTGA
- a CDS encoding alpha/beta hydrolase family protein encodes MAEQVSFLSTTGQKLAGLLDLPEGQVRGWGIFAHGFTLGKDSPAASRICKGLAAEGIGMLRFDNLGLGDSEGDWGDGSFTHKVSDTVLAAGFMAERGTPAALLVGHSFGGAAVIAAAHRIPDLQAVVSIASPSEPRHVEHNYDALVERVMSEGHAEWMVGGRALTLKRAFIEDVRTADLKQQIHRLSVPLLVMHSPTDDTVSIDNASEIFKAAKHPRSFISLEGSDHLLIARGQARRAAHIISAWADQYLKDVSPPTSV; translated from the coding sequence GTGGCAGAACAGGTCTCCTTCCTCAGCACCACCGGCCAGAAGCTCGCCGGCCTGCTCGACCTGCCCGAGGGACAGGTCCGCGGGTGGGGGATCTTCGCCCACGGGTTCACCCTCGGCAAGGACTCCCCCGCCGCCTCCCGCATCTGCAAGGGCCTCGCCGCCGAGGGCATCGGCATGCTCCGCTTCGACAACCTCGGCCTCGGCGACTCCGAAGGCGACTGGGGCGACGGGTCCTTCACCCACAAGGTGTCCGACACCGTCCTCGCCGCCGGGTTCATGGCCGAACGCGGAACCCCCGCCGCCCTCCTCGTCGGACACTCCTTCGGCGGTGCCGCCGTCATCGCCGCCGCGCACCGCATCCCCGACCTGCAGGCCGTCGTCAGCATCGCCTCGCCCTCCGAACCCCGCCACGTCGAGCACAACTACGACGCCCTCGTCGAACGCGTCATGTCCGAAGGTCACGCCGAGTGGATGGTCGGAGGCCGCGCCCTCACCCTCAAACGCGCCTTCATCGAGGACGTCCGCACCGCAGACCTCAAGCAGCAGATCCACCGGCTCTCGGTCCCGCTGCTCGTGATGCACTCCCCCACCGACGACACCGTCAGCATCGACAACGCCAGTGAGATCTTCAAGGCCGCCAAGCACCCCCGGAGCTTCATCTCCCTCGAAGGCTCCGACCACCTGCTCATCGCCCGCGGCCAGGCCCGCCGCGCCGCGCACATCATCAGCGCTTGGGCCGACCAGTACCTCAAGGACGTCTCCCCGCCCACGAGCGTCTGA